In Flavobacterium gelatinilyticum, a genomic segment contains:
- the pseC gene encoding UDP-4-amino-4,6-dideoxy-N-acetyl-beta-L-altrosamine transaminase yields the protein MENKIIPYGRQEITDEDIKVVIETLKSDFLTQGPKIKEFEEKFAKSVDAKYAVAVNNATAGLHIAVMVLGLKEGDRVISTPITFAASANCARFVGAEVWFADIDRDTYLLSLEKTRELIESKPKGFFKGIIPVDFGGLPVNLEDFRKLADEHNLWILEDACHAPGGYFIDSKKQKQFCGNGVYADAAVFSFHPVKHIACGEGGMITTNSEEVYKKLLLLRSHGITKENMSENQGGWFYEMQTLGFNYRMTDFQAALGISQLARNEKGVIIRNEISERYKKAFLGKLKFQALPEHFLNAHHLFVIEVDDRKGLYDYLHKNKIYAQIHYIPVHQLPYYKEIGYNIDTDLSKSEDYYSKCISLPMYPTLSTEEQDFVIKKTLEFLNV from the coding sequence ATGGAAAATAAAATTATACCTTACGGAAGACAAGAAATAACGGATGAAGATATTAAAGTTGTAATTGAGACTTTAAAATCAGATTTTTTAACTCAGGGACCTAAAATAAAAGAGTTTGAGGAAAAATTTGCAAAATCTGTTGATGCGAAATATGCTGTAGCTGTGAATAACGCTACTGCTGGACTTCATATTGCTGTTATGGTTCTTGGTTTAAAAGAAGGAGATCGAGTGATTTCCACTCCAATTACTTTTGCTGCTTCAGCTAATTGCGCACGATTTGTAGGCGCAGAAGTTTGGTTCGCAGATATTGATAGAGATACTTATTTGTTATCTCTAGAAAAAACAAGAGAATTAATAGAAAGCAAACCTAAAGGTTTTTTTAAAGGAATTATTCCTGTAGATTTTGGTGGATTACCAGTGAACTTAGAAGATTTTAGGAAATTAGCAGATGAACATAATTTATGGATTTTAGAGGATGCCTGTCATGCACCAGGAGGATATTTTATTGATTCAAAAAAGCAAAAGCAATTTTGTGGAAATGGAGTATATGCTGATGCCGCAGTTTTTTCATTTCATCCAGTAAAGCATATTGCATGTGGTGAAGGAGGGATGATTACGACTAATTCAGAAGAAGTCTATAAAAAACTTTTGTTATTACGTTCTCATGGAATAACAAAAGAAAATATGTCAGAAAATCAAGGCGGTTGGTTCTATGAAATGCAAACTCTAGGTTTCAATTACAGAATGACAGATTTTCAGGCTGCTTTAGGAATATCTCAATTAGCTAGAAATGAAAAAGGAGTTATTATTAGAAATGAAATTTCTGAACGTTATAAAAAAGCTTTTTTAGGAAAATTGAAATTTCAAGCCTTACCAGAACATTTTTTAAACGCACACCATCTTTTCGTAATTGAAGTTGATGATAGGAAAGGATTATATGATTATTTGCATAAAAATAAGATATATGCTCAAATACATTATATTCCTGTTCATCAGTTACCTTATTATAAAGAGATAGGATATAATATTGATACAGATTTGAGTAAATCAGAAGATTATTATTCAAAATGTATTAGCTTACCAATGTATCCAACTTTGAGCACTGAGGAACAAGATTTTGTTATAAAGAAAACACTTGAATTTTTAAATGTCTAA
- a CDS encoding acyltransferase family protein encodes MNSKKIARIETLDWLRGLMALSIMFYHVSGWEGFRLESDTILGRLGIYGVSIFFILSGLSMAIVYNSYIINLKTAVKFIIRRVFRIWPLLWLVCFYLFFQSRLSGEGCSLLGLIFNITTLFGFIKPSAYMATGSWSIGNEMVYYFLTPAIFSCYNYSKILGNLFLFMSFIIGFFFSFYLLNQNINLSGQWSLYINPFNNFFLYVSGIAIYYNFKSIECNSVLVNFLLIGSVVAFCFLPFFGDHIVLVTGIGRILFVAICLIIVFCFYKMKINLPPFVAKPLELLGLSTYGVYILHPVIYSFVLNFLNVKKGLLVLVPLLTIFISFFLYNYFELKFINIGKRLTSKK; translated from the coding sequence GTGAATAGTAAAAAAATTGCACGAATTGAGACGTTAGACTGGTTGAGAGGTTTAATGGCATTGTCTATTATGTTTTATCATGTAAGTGGTTGGGAAGGTTTTCGTTTAGAATCTGATACAATACTTGGAAGGCTTGGAATTTATGGTGTTTCTATATTTTTTATTTTATCCGGTTTAAGTATGGCAATAGTATACAATAGTTACATAATTAATTTAAAAACAGCTGTTAAATTTATAATTAGAAGAGTATTTAGAATTTGGCCATTGTTGTGGCTGGTATGTTTTTATCTTTTTTTTCAATCAAGATTGTCAGGAGAGGGTTGTAGTTTACTAGGTCTGATTTTTAATATAACTACTTTATTTGGTTTTATAAAACCATCAGCTTATATGGCTACTGGTTCTTGGTCAATAGGTAACGAAATGGTTTATTATTTCTTAACTCCTGCTATTTTTTCCTGCTATAATTATAGTAAAATTTTAGGAAATTTATTTCTTTTTATGTCATTTATTATAGGTTTTTTCTTTTCTTTCTACTTGCTGAATCAAAATATTAATCTGAGTGGTCAATGGTCACTTTATATAAACCCATTTAATAATTTTTTCTTGTATGTAAGTGGTATTGCCATTTATTATAATTTTAAAAGTATTGAGTGTAATTCAGTGTTGGTTAATTTTTTATTGATAGGTTCGGTAGTAGCTTTTTGTTTTCTTCCTTTTTTTGGAGATCATATTGTATTGGTAACAGGAATAGGTCGAATCTTATTTGTGGCAATTTGTCTTATAATTGTATTTTGTTTTTATAAGATGAAAATTAATTTACCACCATTTGTAGCTAAACCTCTTGAACTACTTGGACTATCAACATATGGAGTTTACATATTACATCCTGTAATATATTCTTTTGTGCTAAATTTTTTGAATGTAAAGAAAGGCTTACTTGTTTTGGTCCCATTATTAACGATTTTTATATCTTTCTTTCTATACAATTATTTTGAACTGAAATTTATAAACATTGGAAAAAGACTAACTTCAAAAAAATAA
- a CDS encoding glycosyltransferase family 4 protein: MKKLKVLIFSDCYIYGGSEKLVSFLLKNEILKNNFCLLYGYRKHKEYEIGLRNERILDRNGNYSLILLSNESLFHKINLTSLPTFLKNSLKIPFYFLERFRIYFLWNLVVLIFLLLRTKPDVIHINNGGYPAAKSCNILVWANFLSLRRKIIYQVNNQARDRENFLEKFYDKFINRNVSYFINASNKAKEELIKKRNFDENKILVVNNCVPLPEVNCNREQILKDLNIPNDSFLIVEVAFLSERKGQRFLISALADLYQKKLLPKDKVYCVFIGNGEDEALLKRNIEELRLESNVFLLGYKNNSEDFISASDLFVLPSIRDEDMPLVVLSALGYGKPILSTNFAGIAQVIESNFNGVLIENDKNTFIESLANEILRLFSDQELRLYLGNNAKKSYINYSPESYGQKLKNIYEQIDA; this comes from the coding sequence ATGAAGAAATTAAAAGTTTTAATTTTTAGTGATTGTTATATTTATGGTGGAAGTGAGAAGTTAGTTTCTTTCTTGTTGAAAAATGAAATTTTAAAGAATAATTTTTGTTTGTTGTATGGTTACAGAAAGCATAAAGAATATGAGATAGGTCTGCGCAATGAGAGAATTTTAGATAGAAATGGGAACTATTCACTAATCTTGCTATCTAACGAATCTTTGTTTCACAAAATTAATCTAACTTCGTTACCCACATTTTTAAAAAATAGTCTAAAAATTCCTTTTTATTTTTTAGAAAGGTTTCGGATTTATTTTTTATGGAATTTAGTAGTATTAATCTTTTTATTGTTAAGAACTAAACCTGACGTGATACATATTAACAATGGAGGTTATCCTGCAGCAAAGAGCTGTAATATTTTAGTTTGGGCAAACTTTTTAAGTTTAAGACGTAAAATAATTTATCAGGTAAATAATCAAGCTAGAGATCGTGAAAATTTTTTAGAAAAATTTTATGATAAATTTATAAATAGGAATGTTAGTTATTTTATTAACGCATCTAATAAAGCTAAAGAAGAATTAATAAAAAAGAGAAATTTTGACGAGAATAAAATTTTAGTAGTTAATAACTGTGTTCCTTTGCCTGAAGTAAATTGCAATAGAGAGCAAATTCTAAAAGACTTAAATATTCCTAATGACAGTTTTTTGATCGTAGAAGTAGCATTTTTATCAGAAAGGAAAGGACAAAGATTTTTAATAAGCGCATTGGCGGACTTATATCAAAAGAAACTTCTGCCAAAGGACAAAGTCTATTGTGTTTTTATAGGTAATGGTGAAGATGAAGCATTATTGAAAAGAAATATTGAAGAATTGAGGCTGGAGTCTAATGTTTTTCTGTTAGGGTATAAAAATAATAGTGAAGATTTTATTTCTGCTAGCGATTTATTCGTATTGCCATCAATAAGAGATGAGGATATGCCTTTAGTTGTATTGTCCGCCTTAGGTTATGGCAAACCAATTTTATCTACAAATTTTGCTGGAATTGCACAAGTAATTGAATCAAATTTTAATGGTGTTTTGATTGAAAATGATAAAAATACATTCATAGAAAGTTTAGCGAATGAAATTCTTCGATTATTTAGTGATCAGGAATTGAGATTGTATTTAGGGAATAATGCCAAAAAAAGTTACATTAATTACAGTCCTGAAAGTTATGGACAGAAATTAAAAAATATTTATGAACAAATCGATGCATGA
- a CDS encoding lipopolysaccharide biosynthesis protein, with translation MQKSYTKNYLKIYLWQIVSLVLNLLSMFIVVPYLSSQPMLYGIYSVCISFSIFLAYADLGFMGAGQKYAAEYFAKGDKIEEIKVIGFTNFVLLIFLFLFSIFFLVLSQQPELLVKGIGASNERDIASSLFLILALFTPTTLLQRLLQMIFAVRMEDFIIQRTNIVGSIFKIISVLWFFKSDNYDIVGYFLFVQFVNFISALITLFIAKKRYNYDFLALIKSLKFNKNIFNKTKSLAFTSLFMTVSWILYYELDLAVIGHLLGAEQVAIYAIGLTVLSFFRSILGILFSPFNVRFNHFIGSGNESTLKSFYLQIVVIIAPIVAFPIITFAILAEPIIKSWVGPNYTSSITIVQFLVFCNILAFITYPTSFMLLAKERQKMLYFVNTLLPFVFWIGIVFTIDTLGIKSFAIFKFVAFVLSGLTLYKIMIDYLNLKILDSLSKILLPLLLPMIFLIFSSLFVRYYLPREKSKENLFIVICTISLLMLVSFGIQYFTSQDWRKQINKTVKLFRK, from the coding sequence ATGCAAAAATCTTACACAAAGAATTATCTTAAAATTTACTTATGGCAAATTGTCTCTTTAGTTTTAAATCTTCTTTCAATGTTTATCGTTGTCCCCTATCTTTCTTCTCAGCCAATGCTCTATGGAATCTATTCAGTTTGTATTTCTTTTTCTATTTTTTTAGCATATGCTGATCTCGGATTTATGGGAGCTGGACAAAAATATGCGGCCGAATATTTTGCCAAAGGTGATAAAATCGAAGAAATTAAAGTAATTGGATTTACAAATTTTGTTTTGTTGATTTTCTTATTCTTATTTTCAATTTTTTTTCTAGTTTTGAGTCAACAACCTGAACTACTTGTAAAGGGAATTGGTGCTTCAAATGAAAGAGATATTGCGTCTTCATTATTTTTAATATTAGCTCTTTTTACACCTACAACGTTATTGCAGCGATTGCTACAAATGATATTTGCTGTTAGAATGGAAGACTTCATTATTCAAAGAACTAATATTGTTGGAAGTATATTTAAAATAATTTCTGTTTTGTGGTTCTTTAAAAGTGACAACTATGACATAGTGGGTTACTTCTTGTTTGTACAATTTGTAAATTTTATATCTGCATTAATTACTTTATTTATTGCTAAAAAACGATATAACTATGATTTTTTAGCACTAATCAAGTCATTAAAATTCAATAAAAATATATTTAATAAAACAAAAAGCTTGGCTTTTACTAGTTTATTCATGACTGTCTCGTGGATATTGTATTATGAGCTTGATTTAGCGGTTATTGGTCATTTATTAGGAGCTGAGCAAGTTGCAATTTATGCAATTGGCTTAACGGTACTTTCCTTTTTTAGAAGTATTTTAGGTATTCTTTTTTCTCCATTCAATGTAAGGTTTAATCATTTTATAGGAAGTGGTAACGAGTCAACATTAAAATCATTTTATTTGCAAATAGTTGTTATAATAGCACCAATTGTGGCTTTTCCTATTATTACTTTCGCAATTTTAGCGGAACCAATTATAAAGTCGTGGGTGGGACCAAATTATACGTCATCAATTACAATTGTACAATTTTTAGTTTTTTGTAATATATTGGCTTTTATTACTTATCCCACTAGTTTTATGTTATTAGCCAAAGAAAGGCAAAAGATGCTTTACTTTGTTAACACTTTATTACCTTTTGTATTTTGGATTGGGATCGTATTTACAATTGATACTTTAGGAATAAAATCTTTTGCTATTTTTAAATTTGTAGCTTTTGTACTTTCAGGTTTAACATTATATAAAATAATGATTGATTACCTCAACTTAAAAATTTTAGATTCTTTAAGTAAAATTTTACTTCCATTGCTTTTGCCCATGATTTTTCTAATCTTTTCATCATTATTTGTAAGGTATTATTTACCTCGAGAAAAATCAAAAGAAAATTTATTTATAGTAATATGTACTATTAGTTTATTAATGCTTGTTTCTTTTGGAATACAGTATTTTACATCACAAGATTGGCGAAAACAAATTAATAAAACTGTAAAATTATTTAGAAAGTAA
- a CDS encoding NAD-dependent epimerase/dehydratase family protein, which translates to MNKSMHEDIILLLGGNGFIGSNVVDFILKDKEFSCCKFVVLSRRIIEKQFDNIEYVTGDYSDINLLTSLFSKWNFTKVFHFATSTTPLTSGSNILCDINGNLIATIGLLDIMKDFGCNSIMYLSSGGAVYGEKNLNKISENEICDPVSSYGVVKLTIENYIRLYKKQYDIDFLILRVSNPFGKFHTSEKQGVINIAIRRALRGEPIEVWGDGTQSKDYLFVDDLVEIIFQLIKNKIVNKTINVGSGKTYQLNTILGIIKKYLPDLVINYVDSKNTDVKDFCLDTSLMHSLVQHNFTQFEDAIQKTILFENEKNN; encoded by the coding sequence ATGAACAAATCGATGCATGAAGATATAATTTTATTATTAGGAGGTAATGGGTTTATAGGAAGTAATGTAGTAGATTTCATTCTTAAAGATAAGGAATTTTCTTGTTGCAAATTTGTTGTTTTATCAAGACGAATTATTGAAAAACAATTTGATAATATAGAATATGTAACGGGAGATTATTCAGATATAAATTTACTAACTAGTTTATTTTCTAAGTGGAATTTTACAAAAGTTTTTCATTTTGCTACTTCTACAACACCTTTGACATCAGGTAGTAATATTTTGTGTGATATCAATGGAAATTTAATTGCAACTATAGGTCTATTGGATATAATGAAAGATTTTGGTTGTAATTCAATTATGTATTTATCATCAGGGGGGGCAGTATATGGAGAAAAGAATTTAAATAAAATTTCTGAAAATGAAATTTGTGATCCAGTTAGTTCTTATGGAGTTGTAAAATTAACAATTGAAAATTATATCAGATTATATAAAAAACAATATGATATTGATTTTTTAATTTTAAGAGTTTCGAATCCTTTTGGCAAATTCCATACATCTGAAAAGCAAGGTGTTATAAATATAGCAATTAGGAGAGCTTTGAGAGGAGAACCTATTGAAGTATGGGGGGACGGTACTCAATCTAAGGATTATTTGTTTGTTGATGATTTAGTGGAAATTATTTTTCAGCTGATAAAAAATAAAATTGTCAATAAAACTATTAATGTTGGTTCAGGGAAAACTTATCAGTTAAATACAATATTAGGTATTATTAAAAAGTATCTGCCAGATTTGGTAATAAACTATGTTGATTCAAAAAATACAGATGTAAAAGATTTCTGTCTAGATACTTCATTAATGCATTCATTAGTACAACATAATTTTACACAATTTGAAGATGCGATTCAGAAAACAATTTTGTTTGAGAACGAAAAAAATAATTAA
- the pseF gene encoding pseudaminic acid cytidylyltransferase, giving the protein MSNLCIIPARGGSKRIPRKNIKLFLGKPIIAYSIEAAINSKLFDEIMVSTDDEEIAEIATKFGANVPFFRTEKTANDFATTFDVIEEVLLKYKDLGQNYDVVCCLYACAPFATSIKLAESLEVLEKNNYDSVFPVMQFGFPIQRSLKFEDDKIKFFYPEFSLSRSQDLEKSYHDAGQFYWMQVDKCLPEKKILTENSGSIVISELEGQDVDNEVDWKLAELKYELLQSIK; this is encoded by the coding sequence ATGTCTAATCTTTGTATAATTCCTGCAAGAGGAGGAAGTAAGCGAATTCCGAGAAAAAATATCAAATTATTTTTGGGTAAGCCAATAATTGCTTATTCAATTGAGGCCGCAATTAATTCTAAATTATTTGATGAGATAATGGTCTCTACTGATGATGAAGAGATTGCTGAAATAGCAACAAAATTCGGAGCAAATGTGCCATTTTTCAGAACAGAAAAAACAGCAAATGATTTTGCAACAACTTTTGATGTAATTGAAGAAGTTCTTCTAAAGTATAAAGATTTAGGCCAAAATTACGATGTAGTTTGTTGTCTTTACGCTTGCGCCCCGTTTGCAACTTCAATTAAACTTGCTGAAAGTTTAGAAGTGTTAGAAAAAAATAATTATGATAGTGTATTTCCTGTTATGCAATTTGGATTTCCTATTCAAAGAAGTTTAAAATTTGAAGATGATAAGATTAAATTTTTCTATCCAGAGTTCAGTTTGTCAAGATCACAGGATTTAGAAAAAAGTTATCATGATGCAGGACAATTTTATTGGATGCAGGTTGATAAATGCTTGCCAGAAAAAAAGATTTTAACTGAAAATAGTGGAAGTATAGTTATTTCTGAATTGGAAGGGCAAGATGTTGACAATGAAGTGGATTGGAAATTAGCAGAATTAAAATATGAATTGTTACAAAGTATTAAATAA
- a CDS encoding methionyl-tRNA formyltransferase, translating into MKIGLLASGGLGYSILQQIYSSYELLFVMTDKGSDLICDFCTGNNIPCFVGNPRNGNSDNFLSTKSCDILISINYLFLIEQSIIDIPKILAFNIHGSLLPKYRGRTPHVWSIINNEIATGITAHIIDSGCDTGDVLEQVKIDIDSTDTGATILKKFEAHYFPLVVKVLNKIKEGELIKYPQDNSKATYFGKRTPDDGLIDWSWHRERIYNWVRAQSFPYPGAFTFNLHNKVIIDWVELDDHGFDYNVPNGTIVTNNPVRIKTPNGLVKITKFRNSINNIIVNNKFEDI; encoded by the coding sequence GTGAAAATAGGATTACTAGCTTCTGGCGGTTTGGGATATAGCATCTTGCAACAAATATATAGTTCATACGAACTATTATTTGTTATGACAGATAAAGGTTCTGATTTAATTTGTGATTTTTGTACAGGAAATAATATACCTTGTTTTGTAGGAAATCCAAGAAATGGGAATTCAGATAATTTTTTATCCACAAAATCATGTGATATTCTAATTTCAATAAATTATCTTTTTTTAATTGAACAAAGTATTATCGATATTCCTAAAATTTTAGCATTTAACATCCATGGATCTTTGCTCCCTAAATATAGAGGAAGAACTCCACATGTTTGGTCAATAATTAATAATGAAATTGCTACAGGAATTACTGCACATATAATTGATTCGGGTTGCGATACAGGAGATGTTCTTGAGCAAGTTAAAATAGACATTGATTCGACAGATACCGGAGCAACAATTTTAAAAAAATTTGAGGCTCATTATTTTCCATTGGTAGTAAAAGTATTGAATAAAATTAAGGAAGGTGAATTAATTAAATATCCTCAGGACAATTCAAAGGCCACATATTTTGGAAAAAGAACTCCTGATGATGGGTTGATCGATTGGTCATGGCATCGTGAAAGAATTTATAATTGGGTTAGAGCGCAATCATTTCCATATCCTGGAGCTTTTACGTTTAATTTACATAATAAGGTGATAATTGATTGGGTCGAATTGGATGATCATGGTTTTGATTATAATGTTCCTAACGGTACAATCGTTACAAATAATCCCGTTAGAATTAAAACGCCAAATGGATTGGTCAAGATTACAAAGTTTAGAAATTCGATAAATAATATCATAGTAAATAATAAATTTGAAGATATATGA
- a CDS encoding GNAT family N-acetyltransferase has product MNCYKVLNKQIYSKGDFSIVPIRYEDRLDIMKWRNEQIYHLRQDKPLTIESQEHYFKNVVGKLFDQEKPNQLLFSFLKKGKLIGYGGLVHINWIDSNAEISFIIDTELENNYFHDYWVLYLELIEQLAFIELNFHKIFIYAFDLRPHLYVAAEAIGFVKEAVLKEHCKFQDNFIDVVIHSKINRK; this is encoded by the coding sequence ATGAATTGTTACAAAGTATTAAATAAACAAATATATTCTAAAGGAGATTTTTCAATTGTACCGATTCGTTATGAAGATCGTTTAGACATAATGAAATGGCGTAATGAACAAATTTATCATTTGCGTCAGGATAAGCCTCTTACAATTGAGAGTCAAGAGCATTATTTTAAAAATGTTGTAGGTAAACTTTTCGACCAAGAAAAACCAAACCAACTTCTTTTTTCTTTCTTAAAGAAAGGGAAATTAATTGGTTATGGAGGATTAGTTCATATTAATTGGATTGATAGCAATGCGGAAATTTCTTTTATTATTGACACTGAATTAGAAAACAACTATTTTCATGATTATTGGGTACTATATTTGGAGCTGATTGAACAATTGGCTTTTATAGAATTAAATTTTCATAAAATTTTTATTTATGCCTTTGATTTAAGGCCGCATTTATATGTGGCAGCCGAAGCTATTGGTTTTGTTAAAGAAGCAGTTTTAAAAGAGCATTGTAAATTTCAGGATAATTTCATAGATGTTGTTATTCATTCAAAAATTAACAGAAAGTGA
- the pseI gene encoding pseudaminic acid synthase — MKIDSFEINNVSPVFIIAELSANHNGSIEVAIETIKAAKRAGANCIKLQTYTADTLTIDCDKDDFLIKGTIWEGKNYYQLYQEAYTPWEWHAELFKVAKEEGLICFSSPFDKTAVDFLENLDVSAYKIASFEITDIPLIEYTASKGKPIIISTGIAEEADIELAIDACRRMGNNDIALLKCTSSYPAPIEEANMCMVKDLAERYNVISGLSDHTMGATVPIVATVFGAKIIEKHFILDRSIGGPDASFSMNEQEFTAMVKAVREAESAIGVVDYSLTEKQIKGKDFSRSLYIVEDIKAGEILTEKNVRSIRPGFGLHPKFYNEILGKKINTDIEKGERFDLTWIK, encoded by the coding sequence ATGAAAATTGACTCATTTGAAATAAATAATGTAAGTCCTGTTTTTATTATTGCTGAACTTTCAGCGAATCATAATGGAAGTATTGAAGTAGCTATTGAAACTATAAAGGCAGCAAAAAGAGCTGGAGCAAATTGTATAAAATTACAGACTTATACTGCAGATACTCTTACTATTGATTGTGATAAAGACGATTTTTTAATTAAAGGTACTATTTGGGAAGGGAAAAATTATTATCAATTATATCAAGAAGCTTATACTCCTTGGGAATGGCATGCGGAATTATTTAAAGTCGCCAAAGAAGAAGGTTTAATTTGTTTTTCTTCACCTTTCGATAAGACAGCAGTTGATTTTTTAGAAAATCTTGATGTTTCTGCTTATAAAATAGCTTCTTTTGAAATAACAGATATTCCCTTAATTGAATATACTGCTTCTAAAGGTAAACCAATTATTATATCAACTGGAATTGCGGAAGAAGCAGATATAGAATTAGCAATAGATGCATGCAGAAGAATGGGGAATAATGATATTGCATTGTTAAAATGTACTTCAAGTTATCCAGCTCCAATTGAGGAAGCCAATATGTGTATGGTCAAAGATTTGGCAGAACGTTACAACGTAATCAGTGGACTGTCTGATCATACTATGGGTGCAACGGTTCCAATTGTAGCTACAGTTTTTGGAGCAAAAATTATAGAGAAACATTTTATATTGGATCGTTCTATTGGCGGACCTGATGCTTCTTTTTCAATGAATGAACAGGAATTTACTGCAATGGTTAAAGCTGTTCGTGAAGCAGAAAGCGCAATAGGTGTTGTTGATTATTCTTTAACAGAAAAACAAATAAAAGGGAAAGATTTTTCTAGATCTTTATACATAGTGGAAGATATTAAAGCAGGAGAAATTTTAACAGAGAAAAATGTTCGTTCAATTAGACCCGGTTTTGGGCTGCACCCTAAATTTTATAATGAAATTTTGGGAAAAAAGATAAATACAGATATTGAAAAAGGAGAAAGATTCGATTTAACGTGGATAAAATGA
- the rfbF gene encoding glucose-1-phosphate cytidylyltransferase, giving the protein MKAVILCGGYGTRIRDVADDIPKPMIPIGGRPIIWHIMKTYASFGYQDFILCMGYKSEVIKDFFVNYELRSADIKIKLGEKAEQIISETSHDEDGWEITLAETGIKSMTGARVKKIKKYIGDDPMFMLTYGDGVGDIDIDALVAFHKSHGKMVTLTGVRPPGRFGELGIAEDGSTITGFNEKPQASGGRINGGYFVCNREFFDILSDDDDLVLEQEPMKKLVELGELKVFEHDGFWQPMDTSREYSLLNELYNNNQAPWVKWEKK; this is encoded by the coding sequence ATGAAAGCAGTAATATTATGTGGCGGTTATGGAACTAGAATTCGTGATGTTGCAGATGATATCCCTAAACCTATGATTCCGATTGGAGGAAGACCTATTATATGGCATATTATGAAGACCTATGCATCTTTTGGATATCAAGATTTTATATTATGTATGGGGTATAAAAGTGAAGTAATAAAAGACTTTTTCGTTAATTACGAACTAAGAAGTGCTGATATTAAAATAAAACTAGGCGAAAAAGCTGAGCAAATTATATCAGAAACTAGCCATGATGAAGATGGTTGGGAAATAACTCTCGCAGAAACTGGAATTAAATCAATGACAGGGGCTCGAGTTAAAAAGATTAAAAAATATATTGGAGATGATCCTATGTTTATGCTTACATATGGGGATGGAGTTGGAGATATTGATATAGATGCTTTAGTAGCTTTCCATAAATCTCATGGAAAAATGGTTACTTTAACTGGAGTTAGACCTCCTGGACGTTTTGGAGAATTAGGAATTGCTGAAGACGGATCAACTATTACTGGATTTAATGAAAAACCGCAGGCAAGTGGTGGACGAATAAATGGCGGATATTTTGTGTGCAATAGAGAATTCTTCGATATCTTAAGCGATGACGATGATTTGGTTCTAGAACAGGAACCAATGAAAAAACTTGTTGAATTGGGAGAATTGAAAGTTTTCGAACATGATGGTTTCTGGCAACCAATGGATACTTCAAGAGAGTATTCTTTATTGAATGAACTTTATAATAATAATCAAGCACCTTGGGTAAAATGGGAGAAAAAGTAG